The nucleotide window CAGATAAAACAAATTTCATTTGTATTTATAACAAATAGAAATAGATTTTTTTAGATATAATATAATTATAAAATTGTAACAATAGGAGAAGAGGTGTTATGGTATGTCATTCATCCTTGTATTCTATTTCCCCTTTAGATGGAAAATATAAAGATAAATTAAACGAAGTGAGAAGTATTTTTAGCGAATATGCTTTTATAAAGAATAAACTGTTTGTAGAAGTAAGTTGGATTAAAAATTTATTAAAAATTAAAAAAATATTTAATATTGATTATTCAAAAAAAGAAGTATTCAATTTTTTAAATAATATTATTGAAAATTTTAATGAAGAAGATGCTTATGAGATAAAAAAAATAGAAAATGTTATTAACCATGATGTAAAAGCAGTAGAATATTTTTTGCGAAATAAATTATTAAAAAATCAGCATTTTTTTCATATAATTGAATATGTTCATTTTGGATGCACTTCGGAAGATATTAATAATATTTCTTATGGGCTGATGCTAAATAAAGTAAAAAAAAATATTTTTCTTATTTTTTGGGAAAAAATTGCTGAATTTATTAAAAATTTATCTTTTAAATATAAAGATGTATCTATTTTATGTAGAACGCATGGACAACCTGCTACCCCCTCTACTTTAGGAAAAGAATTTTTCATATTTTATATGAGAATGAAAAAACAAATATGTCAATTAAAAAAAATTAATGTTTTAGCAAAGTTTAATGGAACTACTGGTAATTATAATGCTCATTATTTTGCTCATCCAGGGGTTAATTGGATTAAAATTAGCGAAAAGTTTGTAACCAGTTTTGGATTAGAGTGGAATGCCTATACTGCTCAAAATGAACCGCATGATTATATAGCAGAATTATTTCATTGTGTTGTAAGATTTAATAACATTTTATTAGATTTAAATCGAGATTTATGGATGTATATCTCTTTTGGTTATTTCAAACAGAAGTTAATAGACCGAGAAGTTGGATCATCTATTATGCCTCATAAAATCAATCCGATAAACTTTGAGAATTCTGAAGGAAATATAGGTTTAGCTAATTCATTAATGATACATATGTCTGAAAAATTACCGATTTCTAGATTTCAAAGAGATTTAAGTGATTCAACAGTATTACGTAATATAGGTGTTGCAGTTGGTTATTCGGTTCTTGCTTATTCTTCTTTTTTATTAGGATTAAATAGAATAACTATTAACAAAAAAAATATAGATAAAGATTTAAATAATAGCTGGTTTATTTTAGCTGAACCTATACACACTATAATGAAAACTTATAGAATAAAAAATTCTTATGAAAAATTGAAAACTATAACAAGAGGAAAAAAAATTAATAGAGACATAATTCATAATTTTATTAAAAATCTAAATTTACCTCATGATGTAAAAGTTAAATTGTTAAATTTAACTCCTAAAGACTACATAGGAAAATCTTCAATTCTTGTAAAAAATATATAATATTTATATGTTTTGTTTTTTATATATAATATATTGGTATTTGAAATATATATATGTGTAAAATTAACAATATATATAAATTATATTTTTATTTTTAATACAAATATAAAAAAGTTTATTAAAAATGTTATATATGTATATAACGTTTTTGCAATTCATAAAATAACTGTATAGAAAATATTTTTAAAATTGAAAATTAGATTTAATTGAAAATAATTTAGATAAATTAGTTTTTCTTAGTACTTTTTATATATATATAGAAAATAGTGTTTGAACGATACTGTGTTTTTCAATTAAAGACTAGTTAATTTTTTTAAGATTATTATTATTATTTTTTGTCTATAGAATATATAAATTTTATCTATTCGCTAGACGAGGGATGCTAATTGAGAATGATACAAATGAAATTGCTATCTGGAAGAAAATTTTTAATTACTGGAATTAGTAATAAAAGATCTATAGCATTTGGAATAGCTAAAGTAATGAAATCATATAATGCTACAGTAGCATTTACTTACCATAATAGTTTAATAAAAAAAAAATAAAAAAATTAATTGCAACTATTGATTCGAATATATTATTACACTGTAATGTTGGAGATGATGTTAGTATTAATAGATTAAAAAAAAAATTGTTTTTATATTGGAATTCTTTTGATGGAATAATACATTGCATTGCTAAAGCTAAAAAATCTGAATTATCTGGAGATTATATAGAATCTGTAACTAGAAAAGGTTTTTATATTGCTCATAATATAAGTTCTTATAGCTTTGTAGCTTTAGCAAAAGTGTT belongs to Buchnera aphidicola (Anoecia corni) and includes:
- the purB gene encoding adenylosuccinate lyase, which produces MVCHSSLYSISPLDGKYKDKLNEVRSIFSEYAFIKNKLFVEVSWIKNLLKIKKIFNIDYSKKEVFNFLNNIIENFNEEDAYEIKKIENVINHDVKAVEYFLRNKLLKNQHFFHIIEYVHFGCTSEDINNISYGLMLNKVKKNIFLIFWEKIAEFIKNLSFKYKDVSILCRTHGQPATPSTLGKEFFIFYMRMKKQICQLKKINVLAKFNGTTGNYNAHYFAHPGVNWIKISEKFVTSFGLEWNAYTAQNEPHDYIAELFHCVVRFNNILLDLNRDLWMYISFGYFKQKLIDREVGSSIMPHKINPINFENSEGNIGLANSLMIHMSEKLPISRFQRDLSDSTVLRNIGVAVGYSVLAYSSFLLGLNRITINKKNIDKDLNNSWFILAEPIHTIMKTYRIKNSYEKLKTITRGKKINRDIIHNFIKNLNLPHDVKVKLLNLTPKDYIGKSSILVKNI